One Gossypium hirsutum isolate 1008001.06 chromosome A11, Gossypium_hirsutum_v2.1, whole genome shotgun sequence genomic window carries:
- the LOC107960384 gene encoding uncharacterized protein, producing the protein MAPYEVLYGRRYRTTSCWTELGERRVLGPKLISDTEDKVRLIWGQLKEASNRQKSYTDLKRKGIEYSVGDLVFLKTRHGRRRYHSNPTHIISTEEIEVSPDLTFEEEPIQILDCDVKVLRRKSILLVKVLWHNHRSEEAIWEPKETMQYQYPHLF; encoded by the exons atggcaccttacgaggtgCTATATGGTCGTAGATATCGTACTActtcgtgttggactgagttgggcgagcggcgTGTTTTAGGCCCTAAACTGATTTCTGATACCGAGGACAAAGTTAGACTGATCTGGGGTCAATTGAAGGAGGCATCTAACAGACAGAAGTCATATacggatctgaagcgtaaggggattgagtattctgtgggggacttagtGTTTCTCAAgactcgccatggaagaag GCGATATCACTCTAATCCTACGCATATCATCTcgactgaggagattgaggttagcccagatctgacctttgaggaagagccgATTCAGATTTTAGACTGTGATgtaaaggttctgaggaggaagtccatTCTACTAGTTAAGGTACTATGGCATAATCACAGATCTGAGGAAGCCATATGGGAACCCAAGGAGACGATGCAATatcaataccctcatctgttttga